Proteins found in one Plectropomus leopardus isolate mb chromosome 9, YSFRI_Pleo_2.0, whole genome shotgun sequence genomic segment:
- the tmem35 gene encoding novel acetylcholine receptor chaperone, which translates to MASPRTITIVALSFALGLFFVFMGTIKLTPRLSKDAYSEMKRAYKSYAKALPGLKKIGISSVLLRKIIGSLEVGCGVVLTLVPGRPKDVANFLLLLVMLAVLFFHQLVGDPLKRYAHALVFGILLTCRLLIARQSDDRPEREDSREEQHINDQEKNKVKQS; encoded by the exons ATGGCCTCACCAAGGACAATTACTATCGTGGCCCTTTCTTTTGCTTTGGGCTTGTTCTTCGTGTTTATGGGGACCATCAAGCTCACTCCGAGACTTAGCAAAGATGCTTACAGTGAAATG AAAAGGGCATACAAGAGCTATGCCAAAGCACTGCCAGGCCTGAAAAAGATCGGCATCAGCTCAGTGTTGCTTCGTAAGATCATTGGCTCTCTGGAGGTGGGCTGTGGTGTGGTGCTCACCCTCGTCCCGGGCAGGCCGAAGGACGTGGCcaacttcctgctgctgctggtcatgCTTGCCGTCCTGTTCTTCCACCAGCTAGTAGGAGACCCCCTGAAACGGTACGCCCACGCTCTGGTCTTTGGTATTCTGCTCACCTGCCGACTGCTTATTGCTCGCCAGAGCGACGACCGGCCGGAGAGAgaggacagcagagaggaaCAGCACATCAATGACCAGGAAAAGAACAAGGTCAAGCAGTCGTAA